In the Dama dama isolate Ldn47 unplaced genomic scaffold, ASM3311817v1 ptg000080l, whole genome shotgun sequence genome, one interval contains:
- the LOC133053679 gene encoding F-box/WD repeat-containing protein 2-like → MERKDFETWLDNISVTFLSLTDLQKNETLDHLISLSGAVQLRHLSNNLETLLNRDFLTLLPLELSFYLLKWLDPQTLLMCCLVSKQWNKVISACTEVWQTACKNLGWQIDDSVQDALHWKKVYLKAILRMKQLEDHEAFETSSLIGHSARVYALYYKDGLLCTGSDDLSAKLWDVSTGQCVYGIQTHTCAAVKFDEQKLVTGSFDNTVACWEWSSGARTQHFRGHTGAVFSVDYNDELDVLVSGSADFTVKVWALSAGTCLNTLTGHTEWVTKVVLQKCKVKSLLHSPGDYILLSADKYEIKIWPIGREINCKCLKTLSVSEDRSICLQPRLHFDGKYIVCSSALGLYQWDFASYDILRVIKTPEIANLALLGFGDIFALLFDNRYLYILDLWTESLISRWPLPEYRKSKRGSSFLAGEASWLNGLDGHNDTGLVFATSMPDHSIHLVLWKQHG, encoded by the coding sequence ATGGAGAGAAAGGACTTTGAGACATGGCTTGATAACATTTCTgttacatttctttctctgacggacttgcagaaaaatgaaactcTGGATCACCTGATTAGTCTGAGTGGGGCAGTCCAGCTCAGACACCTCTCCAATAACCTGGAGACTCTGCTCAATCGGGACTTCCTCACACTCCTTCCCCTGGAGctcagtttttatttgttaaaatggcTCGACCCTCAGACTTTACTCATGTGCTGCCTCGTCTCTAAACAGTGGAATAAGGTGATAAGTGCCTGTACAGAGGTGTGGCAGACCGCCTGTAAAAATTTGGGCTGGCAGATAGATGATTCTGTTCAGGACGCTTTGCACTGGAAGAAGGTTTATTTGAAGGCTATTTTGAGAATGAAgcaactggaggaccatgaagcctttGAGACCTCATCTTTAATTGGACACAGTGCCAGAGTGTATGCACTTTACTACAAAGATGGACTTCTGTGTACAGGGTCAGATGACTTGTCTGCAAAACTGTGGGATGTGAGCACAGGGCAGTGTGTTTATGGCATCCAGACGCACACTTGTGCTGCAGTGAAGTTTGATGAGCAGAAGCTTGTGACAGGCTCCTTTGACAACACCGTGGCCTGCTGGGAATGGAGCTCCGGAGCCAGGACCCAGCACTTCCGGGGGCACACGGGGGCGGTGTTTAGTGTTGACTACAACGACGAACTGGACGTCTTGGTGAGTGGCTCTGCAGACTTCACCGTGAAAGTATGGGCTTTATCTGCTGGGACATGCCTGAACACTCTCACCGGGCACACAGAATGGGTCACCAAGGTGGTCTTGCAGaagtgcaaagtcaagtctctCTTGCACAGCCCTGGAGACTACATCCTCTTAAGTGCAGACAAATATGAGATCAAGATTTGGCCAATTGGGAGAGAAATTAACTGTAAGTGCTTAAAGACGTTGTCTGTCTCTGAGGAtagaagtatctgcctgcagccaAGACTTCATTTTGATGGCAAATACATTGTCTGTAGTTCGGCACTGGGCCTCTACCAGTGGGACTTCGCCAGTTATGATATTCTCAGGGTCATCAAGACTCCGGAGATAGCAAACCTGGCCTTGCTTGGCTTTGGAGACATCTTTGCCCTGCTGTTTGACAACCGCTACCTGTATATCCTGGACTtgtggacagagagcctgattaGCCGCTGGCCTCTCCCCGAGTATAGGAAGTCCAAGAGGGGCTCCAGCTTCCTGGCGGGTGAAGCGTCCTGGCTGAACGGACTGGACGGGCACAACGACACGGGCCTGGTCTTTGCCACCAGCATGCCTGACCACAGCATCCACCTGGTGCTGTGGAAGCAGCACGGCTGA